DNA sequence from the Ornithodoros turicata isolate Travis unplaced genomic scaffold, ASM3712646v1 Chromosome37, whole genome shotgun sequence genome:
TCAAAACTCCGGGTTGCACCACTTCTGTCGCAGCTCCCTGCGATGTCTTCAAAACTCTGCCGTCACTCAGATCTTCGCCGATCCGCTCCTTCCGCACCTCCAATTATCTCCGGCGGCAAAACCGCCGCTATCTCGTTACGACTTTCACTATCCGGTGACCATGGGACGACAACCTACTTTCGGCCGGTCGCTCCTTTTTAATCCCTCGGCAGACGGGGCACCCTCAGGCGCTTCCACGAAACGAACCCATTCTTCCCTACGAAAAAGGGTCACCACGCGTGCCACATTCTCGGAATCTATGCCGAAGTCCCTTTTGGTTACGTGAGAACCACGACGTTCTCACGGCTGTACGGCTATTCTGGTCCTCGTGATGGACACGTGCTCTCTTTGTGGCTGACCACGAGTCTTGCATGTGGTGGTCATGGAAAATTACTTAAAAGTATCGGTATCATACACTTCAACGCCTCAACAGAATGGAAATGCTACGAAACAATTACAAAAACATCACATTCAAGAGTTATAACACAGGGTCACGTGGTAGCACAACATTCTCACTACACCAATTGTATATACAAACGCAAGCCACAGGTATACACAACTATACAACGCAAGTGTACACAGCAATAAGGGATAATCACTACAAATATGCGGAAACACAATAAATTAAAGTACAGTATTCATTTTAGAGGCACTTATAGTTCAATATATACAATCTGTTGGCCCCTCACAAGTCATTACATCCGACTTAGATAGTCTGCGCCGACATTCTCCCTTCCCTTTACATATTCCACACGGAAATCATATTCCTGTAGCTGCAAACTCCAACGCATCACGCGTGCGTTTGTGTGTCGGCTTCGGTTGATGTGGAGAAGGGGCTGATGGTCCGTTTGCAGGACGAATGGCTTGCCGTAGAGGTACGGGTGGAACCGATGAATTCCCCAAATAAGAGCGAGTCCTTCCCTCTCGATGGTGGCGTACGCTGCTTCTCGGGCCAACAACTTCCGGCTAGCATATGATACCGGATGCAACACGCCCTCATACTCTTGCAGTAGCACAGCCCCGAGACTCTTTTCCGAGGCGTCAGTTCGTAGTACAAAGTCCTTGTCTAGATCAGGCAGCCGTAAAATCGGAGCTTCTGTCAACCTTCGCTTCAAGTCATTGAAGGCTTCCTCGTGTGCCTCCTCCCATACCACGGTGTTGCTTCCTCCCTTTTTCGTCAGGCTTGTTAGCGGCGCAGCTACCTCTGCGTAGTGCGGTATGAAATCCCTGTAGTATCCGGTTAGTCCCAAGAATGATCTAACCTGCTTCTTCGTGACTGGTCGCTCTGCTTTTTGGATTTTCTCGACTAGCTTTGCGACTGGAgacactttccctttcccaatctTATGGCCCAGAAAATTTACTTCGTCGTGGCCTATCTCGCATTTCGTTGGCCGCACTGTAAGGCCTGCATCGCGGATCCTCTCGAACACTTGTTTAAGTGTCGCCATATGCTCGCTCCACGTGTCACTTGCCACCAAAACGTCATCATAGTAGTGACGGACGTCTGGCAGGTCGTCGAAGAGCTTTCGCATCACCTTTGTGAAAACTGCTGGAGCGGTCTTTAGACCAAATGGCATGTACCGGAATTGGTACAGGCCGGATTCCGTCGAAAAGGCAGTCTTCGCCCTAGACTCTCTTTCTAAAGGTATCTGCCAGTAGCCCTTACTGAAGTCCAGTTTGGTGAAAAACGTCTTCTCCCCGATGTCTGCAAACATATGGTCAGCCCTTGGGATTGGTTCCGCATCTGCTTTCAGCACCTCATTTAACCTACGGAAGTCAACACAGAGCCTATGCGTGTTATCTGGCTTCCGCACTACCAATACAGGGGAGTTGTATGGCGAACTTGACTTTTCTATGATGCCCAGGCCCAACATCTTCTGGATCTCGTCTTCCACAGTGTTTCGCACTGCGAACGGTAGCGGATACTGCCTTGTGTGTACCGGTTTCGCCGTGGACAACTCCAACCGACATGTTTCCAAATTTGTACTACCCGGCACGTCCGACATGATCGTGCTGAACTGTCGTACCAGTTGACTTGCTTCGCTGCGTTGTCGATCACTCAACCTTCCTGCCAAAACAATGTCGTTGTGGTCCTCTTTCTTCTCCAAGCTGAGCATCGGTACTGTCTCGTCCCTTTCATTTTCTTCTATCGACACGACGCTGCACACTTTTGTCTGGcctccctctgcttcttctctcTCCTCGTACCGCTTGAGGAGGTTGGCGTGGAACACCTTCGTTGTGTGACCTAGATCCACGATGTAGTCGACCTCTCCTTTCCTCCCGACGATAGGGAAAGGCCCCTTCCAATGCATCAAAAGTTTGTTGCTGTCTGTGGGGAGAAGGATTAGAGCCTTTTGTCCTACTTCGAGTCGTCTCTGGCGGGCCTTCTTATTGTATTGTTGCCGGTATCTTGCCTCCGCTCGCTCCAGCTCCTCGTGCGCTAGCTTGCATGTTTCCTCAAGTTTGTTGCGCAGTTGGAATACATGCTCGTACGTGGTCTTCACGTCACGTTCGATGTCCTCGTTGGTCCACCATTCACGCAGCACTGAGAGCGGCCCTCTCACATGGCGTCCGTAGAGGAGTTCGAATGGCGAGAAACCAAGGCTCGCTTGGGGAACCTCACGGTATGCGAATAGCAGCGGCGACAGGTACCGGTCCCAATCTCTCGGCCGCTCCTCGCACATGCGTTTCAACATGATCTTGATGGTCCCATTAAATTTTTCAACAAGTCCGTTGCCCATCGGGTGGTACGGAGAGCTGTGAAGTTGCTTCAGGGACAGCAGGCGACTCACTTCCCGCATGGCATCCGACACAAAAGCGGGTCCCCGATCGCTCAAGATTTCCCTCGGGATCCCCGTCCGGGTGAACATTTCTACAAGGCCTTCTGCTACCCTTTCCGTTGTGATGCTAGGTAGGGCCACGGCATCCGGGTAGCGTGTCGCATAATCGACCATCGTGAGGATGTATTGGTTCCCCTTCGCGGTGGCTGGCGAGATTGGTCCAACGATGTCGACGGCAACGCGCTGGAATGGCGTCTCGATCGTTGGCATCTTTCCGAGAGGTACCTTGGCCACCTTTCCTTTTGGGGTTGTCCGTTGACACTGGTCGCAGGATTTGACAAATCGCTTGACATCCGCTTGTACGCCTGGCCAGAAGAATTCCGTTAGGACCCTGTCCGTAGTCTTTTGCACACCCTGATGCCCTGACATAATGCCGTCATGTGCCAGCTTCAATACTGCCTCTCTGAACGTCTTTGGCACGATCATCTGCAGAAATTCTTTTCCAGCTCCCATTCGGTACAACCGGTACAAAATACCctcctttacaacgaactcTGTTGTTGAACTGTTGTTCTCATTGCGGCATTGAAGTCTCTGCCCGACTCGGTCAAAACAGCACTTCAAAGTGACATCCTCTTGCTGCTCCTTCGCAATTTCTCCGGGCTGCGCTGGCCATTCGTGTATTTCCGGTACTCGGAGTGATGCCCGTTCTCTCCTCCCTTGAGTCTTTTCCTTGGCCTGTCCCCTCGTCTCCACTGCGGCACTCAGTTCCTCTGTCTCTTCATCCATGGCGAGTTGCGTCTGCTGCCTCTCGGCATCTGTCGCTTCACATGATTCCCAATTGGGGTCTGGGTCGCTTGGTTCTCGGGCTCCGGGCACGTTTCCCAGGATCACGTCGTAGAGGGGGTTTTCCATACACTTGGCCGTCAGGATCCCGCTGAAAAACGGCGTCTTCACAGATATCCTCGCCTCTGGAAGGTTTCTTACAGTCCCGTCCACCAAGTACACTTGACCTACTTCTCCCGTCAGGTCTTCCTCCTTGACGAGCATCTTTCTGACGATAACTGTATTGCTTCCCGTGTCGCGCAGCACTGTCACGCGATGTTCTCCCAATTTTCCCGTTACCACTGGCATACCCTCGACCTGGAGCAAAGTTTTTGGCGAGACGAAGGCGTTCACCACTGGCAGCTTCACTCCATTTTTCAGTTCGATGTATCCTTCACTGATGCAGTCGTCTGCGGAGTTACGTTTCTCCGTCCTCGGGGCTACAATGCACGATGCCTGGGGCTTGGCCGGTGCTTTTTCCCAACACTGTCTTGCGGTGTGCCCTGCTTTACCACACGTGTAGCACGTTACACCCACTTGTCTTCCTTGTCGCGATCTGCATTCTGAGGCCACATGCCCTATCTTGTTACACAAATAACATCGTCTCGGGTTACGGTTTTCTTCTCTGTCCCGTACTTGCTTCACGTTTGTCGTTCGTTTTGGTTCTCCTACTACTTCCACTTCTTcgttcttgtttttcccaagacTGCTCTGACATTGGGCTTCCAAGTAGCGATCCGCTAGTTTAGCTAAATCGGTCAGCGATTCAGTTTTTCGTTCTCGCAGGAACACGGCAAGCTTAGGCTGGCAACCCTTAATGAACTGTTCGGTCAGGAGCAAATTTCGTAGGTTCACGTAGTCATGCTTCGTTTCGGAGAGGTCTACCCAGCGGTCGAAGAGGTTACTCAGTCGTGCTGCAAACTGCGTGCCTGTTTCTCCCTCCATAGGCTTCCCGCTTCGGAATTTCTCTCTGAACCCCTCCGCTGTGAGTCGGAACCGCTGAAGGAGCGCGAGCTTCACTTTATCATAATCGGCGGAATCTTCTGGGGTCAGCCTGGCAAACACACCTAAAGCATCTCCGCTTAGGCACACGCTGAGCGCTGTAGCCCATTGTTCTTTTGCCCACCGTTGACCCGTCGCCAGTCGTTCGAAACGCAGCAAGTAGGCATCGAGATCATCTTTCTTTTCATCAAATGGCGCAAGCCACCTATGAGGACTTATGGGCAGCGTGCTGCTTACGTCGCGCGTAGCGCTCTGCGTTGATCCAGTTGCACCCTGGTTCTGTAGCTCTTGCAGTCTAATCTTAAGTTTTACTTCTTCTGCCCTAGCTTTCGCTGCTTCAGTTTCTCGAATTTGTTCTTGCTCTCTCGCATGCAGCTGTTCCTTCAATAGTTCTCTTTCTTGCGCTCGCCTTTCTCTCTGTTCCTTCTCAACCCATTCTTTCAACGCGGCACCCTGAAGGCCTAATTCCTTCCCAATCGCTACTAGCTCGGGCAAATCCATGGCGTACACGTCTCAAACTTCGCAAAACTCGACCACAAGTTTACCGACGAAACCTTTTCTCCACCACTGTTCctgagtcctgtcgcggacgccagaAATATGTCACGGGGCTCAGGGATCGTGCGTGATATCCCCCAGCTCCGAGATCGATGAAGGTATTCGAACTCAGCGGGTAGGGTGGAGATTGGCCAGTCGATGAACAAGAGGACGAGGACACATTGCTTTCGtaacaagcaacaacaatttaCTCTTTCGCAAAAGACATAGCATCAATCGAAATAGCACACAACAGGAAATGCGCAAGTATCGATCAAGACACACAAATGAGGCGGGTTTCGCACCACACCAATGCTACCGACTAAACGCGAATTACGCACAAATTGCCCGGCTACTGTCTAAAATAGTTCCGCAAAGTTCGTACAATGAAAAGAAAAGTTCGAACAGTCAACTTATCTCTGAGGCGGACGATTCTTGGAGGCGGTCGGCTTCGTTGCAGTCGATACTGTCGGGCGGCCCTCTGGATCACGTCGGATGCTTTCCTTCTTCCTGGTCACGCTCACACACAAAACTAATTCTCACAAAATGTCGCAGCTTCCTGCGATGTCTTCAAAACTCCGGGTTGCACCACTTCTGTCGCAGCTCCCTGCGATGTCTTCAAAACTCTGCCGTCACTCAGATCTTCGCCGATCCGCTCCTTCCGCACCTCCAATTATCTCCGGCGGCAAAACCGCCGCTATCTCGTTACGACTTTCACTATCCGGTGACCATGGGACGACAACCTACTTTCGGCCGGTCGCTCCTTTTTAATCCCTCGGCAGACGGGGCACCCTCAGGCGCTTCCACGAAACGAACCCATTCTTCCCTACGAAAAAGGGTCACCACGCGTGCCACATTCTCGGAATCTATGCCGAAGTCCCTTTTGGTTACGTGAGAACCACGACGTTCTCACGGCTGTACGGCTATTCTGGTCCTCGTGATGGACACGTGCTCTCTTTGTGGCTGACCACGAGTCTTGCATGTGGTGGTCATGGAAAATTACTTGGTCGCATCTGCCTGTGCTTAATGACTGAAAATTTGTCGCCCTGTGACATCTGGGTGGAGCATTCTGAAGCACCAACAAAGTCAAAGACATGCACAGTAGCATCAACCCATCTTCGTAGTCGGGAAGCTTATCGTACTTCATTGCGTAGCATTCATACGTTTCTGGTATGGCACACACTGTACATCACAGAAGATTGACAGactttttttgtattttattgCCCATTTTGCTGTTCTTGAGGGCCCAATTGCCTGCCTAATTCCATCGTTTGTAGTGCCTAATTTTCTGAGCCCTAGTCATGTGTAACGATATCACAAGACACTTTTTGGAATTCATAATTTTTTCGGTAAATGATCTGTCATTTAACTGAATTCTTTTACACCATACGcggagaaaacaaaaagaacaaaatggtACATACTTCAAGAATTCAATCAGCTCGTCCTAGGGCTGCTGTTGCAGGACACATCTGCTTTTGTTTCAAGTGACTCTCCATGAAGAAGCGGTTGCACCATTTGGGAAAACTGAGGGAGCTCATACCGTGGACATTCTCACACCTACAAGGAAAAACAGACATCAGTATGTgacaattatttatttactGACAGGTGCAGTTTTGACATAGCTCAGGAAATAGAATATGCTAGCGATGCAGCTCCATAAAATAccgaaaaaggaaaacagccgGGCAATACAGATATATGACTCTTACTGGCCTTGAGGAAAGTCAACACTGAATTCAAATCAAGGTACATAGTGTAAACACCTAGGTATGCAGATGATACTCTGGTGCTGCCGGTATGTGTAACAGGGCCATGGGTAAAGCAAGTCATCAGATGGTATGACTAACTCATGCTCTGTTGGCTGCAGGATGAAGGCATTAATTTTTGGGCGGAACTCCCTCTTCACCATCACCTTTTTCCGCATGTACTTCTTATAGTCTTTAGACATTACTTCCACCAATCTAAGAAACTGTGCAACTTCAGTTGACGAAGCTGCCATTATTACATCACCAGCATTGACAGCAACATTGTTGATAATGGCAGAAGTGCTACACAGTACATCAGTACCCAACAAGTGTGATGGCAACAACAATACAGCTGAAGTGAGTTTGTTATCTACAGTACGGGACACACCTGAGTATTCATCTTGTTTCACGCAGTAGCCAAGACGTGGTGATCCAGCTCCATCCCAAAGACTCAATGATGTGTGTACTTGGTAGAGTTCACTTACAGAGTACGGCAGGTTCTTGAAATTGAAGTACTTTTTTGATTTGGGCAGAGCATTTTTGGTCTCACAATGCATAGTCGAGTGTGTTTGATGGGGTCAAATTTTTTCACCTGATCCACCAAGTGCACCAGCATGTGCATCTTTGGAATGAAACAAGGTGCACCGTAACATTCAATGTACATCTGATTCTCGTGTTCCACTACAGATTCAAGATCACTGAAGCAGTCGATGCTCATCACAGGAGATGAGCATAGCTGCACTATCTGAGCAAGTAGGACAAGAAGTGACAGGTTACTGTTCTCAGGCACAAATTCATCCAAGATAAATGGGAGGTGGAGAATCAGTACAGCTGACGCACTAGCAGAAGTAACTAACAAGAGATCTGCATCAAGGGAACGTAGATAATCACCGCTGCATATGTTGGTATGGAACTGAAATTCACGCAAACACTTGTTTAGGGTCCTGCGGGTAAGAAAATGAGAAGTTCGCTCACAATACTGAAGGAAAAGTGAAATTTCTAATAACAACAATCCCTTCAAGCAAAATGTGCATGTGGTCAAAAAGCATATCAGTGGCCAAAGAGAAGTGCTTTAAATGTGTCAAGACTGAACCTTCATTCAGAAAAAAGGATGTAGAAAgctctctcctttctttttcatttgaCGCGTTGATTAACAGTTCCACCTGACTCTCGATTTCGGCATCAGTTCTGAGAGGGCATTGGGTATGGTACGCATACTTCGACATATCTGATGTCAGAACGTCGGATCTTCTACAGCTTAGACGTACACTTGGGCTGAAGGCTTCCTTGAAACCTGCAATGTTATGGCATGCGAGGCTGTCTCCCATGAATGCAATTAGAGCGCCATAGTACAGTCCCTTCCCATTTACAGTATCAAGCATGAGACCATTGGTGGACATGCAATTCACAGTTTCAATGCAGTCTCTTAGGAATACTTCTTTAGCTTCAGTTGTCTTCAGACTCTTTGAATGACCCACAGCTAACAAGAAGGTGTTTGAAACTTGGGAGCGTACAAAAGGCGGCATGTTTGCAAGCACTATGTAAAATACTGTTAGTTTGCTTCTGTTTCCTCTTTTCATCCCAAGAGGATTGGCTACTTCAACATCATCACAATACAGAATCATCTGTAAAACATTTCGTTCTTTCCCTTACAAAACCGGGTGAGACCTTGTGCGTGCCCCATCACAAAAATACCAGCTGGGGACAGGCTCTCACTCTCTCCAGACAACCATTTGTGAATATCTGGGTGCTTCAACAGGTTCGTGAGGCACTCCTTCATGGGGACGTAATAAGCTTTCATTCCATCTGACAGGACTACTTCCTTTGGTGGAACATAGATTCCACATTTTTTGTAAAATGCTTTTCGCGACTTATCAGATGATAACCCAGAGAGCTCACGGGCAATACCATTAATTCACAGCACACTACTAACATAGTCAACAACTGTACCTATTCCTTTTTTTGTAGAGCGATGTCTCCCTTCTAGGGTCCGACACAAGTCGGAAACAAGACCTACAGTGTTGTTAGACAAATCATCTTGGCAAGCATCTGAATTATCAGCGTCTCCTTCATCCATGTATTCTGTGTCCTGTGAATCAGCGGCATTTCTGGGTGTACATTGACTGTGTTCAGTGCATTGACTGTGTCCAGGGCACGACACAGACAGTCTCGAAACGCAAGTGGCCACGTGGTCTTTGTAACGCTTAGCGTACCTTATGCAAGTTTGGCAATATggacaaacaaacaagctcATCCCAGAATCTGTGCATGTCTTAGAATGCAGCCTGAAGCGCTGGTAGTCTGGGCTCTCGAATCCACAGATACCACAAACATTTAGTACCTTTTTCACTGAATATTGTGCTGTTGGGGTTTGCTGAGTCTCTTGCACATTCTCAATAGGGGCCAGCGAGAGAGCCTGCTGAGTGGAGGGCTGTCACTAAGAATACACCCCTGATCTGGAATTACACGACATGGATCATGAACCTCAAAGTACTTGTGGTTACAGCCTGACGTGACCACCGTGCATGAATACAAACCTGATATGGGTGTCGCACAATGGGGAGCAGGCTCCAAGATCACTGGCAAGGCACGTCGCGCGTCACATTCAGCACCTCAAGCAAATTGCAGTTGTTAACAGCTTTAACCACACTGACGATATCTAACAAGGTACACCTCACCTTCTGCAGAAGATGGGTGACATTCT
Encoded proteins:
- the LOC135373978 gene encoding uncharacterized protein LOC135373978, with translation MDLPELVAIGKELGLQGAALKEWVEKEQRERRAQERELLKEQLHAREQEQIRETEAAKARAEEVKLKIRLQELQNQGATGSTQSATRDVSSTLPISPHRWLAPFDEKKDDLDAYLLRFERLATGQRWAKEQWATALSVCLSGDALGVFARLTPEDSADYDKVKLALLQRFRLTAEGFREKFRSGKPMEGETGTQFAARLSNLFDRWVDLSETKHDYVNLRNLLLTEQFIKGCQPKLAVFLRERKTESLTDLAKLADRYLEAQCQSSLGKNKNEEVEVVGEPKRTTNVKQVRDREENRNPRRCYLCNKIGHVASECRSRQGRQVGVTCYTCGKAGHTARQCWEKAPAKPQASCIVAPRTEKRNSADDCISEGYIELKNGVKLPVVNAFVSPKTLLQVEGMPVVTGKLGEHRVTVLRDTGSNTVIVRKMLVKEEDLTGEVGQVYLVDGTVRNLPEARISVKTPFFSGILTAKCMENPLYDVILGNVPGAREPSDPDPNWESCEATDAERQQTQLAMDEETEELSAAVETRGQAKEKTQGRRERASLRVPEIHEWPAQPGEIAKEQQEDVTLKCCFDRVGQRLQCRNENNSSTTEFVVKEGILYRLYRMGAGKEFLQMIVPKTFREAVLKLAHDGIMSGHQGVQKTTDRVLTEFFWPGVQADVKRFVKSCDQCQRTTPKGKVAKVPLGKMPTIETPFQRVAVDIVGPISPATAKGNQYILTMVDYATRYPDAVALPSITTERVAEGLVEMFTRTGIPREILSDRGPAFVSDAMREVSRLLSLKQLHSSPYHPMGNGLVEKFNGTIKIMLKRMCEERPRDWDRYLSPLLFAYREVPQASLGFSPFELLYGRHVRGPLSVLREWWTNEDIERDVKTTYEHVFQLRNKLEETCKLAHEELERAEARYRQQYNKKARQRRLEVGQKALILLPTDSNKLLMHWKGPFPIVGRKGEVDYIVDLGHTTKVFHANLLKRYEEREEAEGGQTKVCSVVSIEENERDETVPMLSLEKKEDHNDIVLAGRLSDRQRSEASQLVRQFSTIMSDVPGSTNLETCRLELSTAKPVHTRQYPLPFAVRNTVEDEIQKMLGLGIIEKSSSPYNSPVLVVRKPDNTHRLCVDFRRLNEVLKADAEPIPRADHMFADIGEKTFFTKLDFSKGYWQIPLERESRAKTAFSTESGLYQFRYMPFGLKTAPAVFTKVMRKLFDDLPDVRHYYDDVLVASDTWSEHMATLKQVFERIRDAGLTVRPTKCEIGHDEVNFLGHKIGKGKVSPVAKLVEKIQKAERPVTKKQVRSFLGLTGYYRDFIPHYAEVAAPLTSLTKKGGSNTVVWEEAHEEAFNDLKRRLTEAPILRLPDLDKDFVLRTDASEKSLGAVLLQEYEGVLHPVSYASRKLLAREAAYATIEREGLALIWGIHRFHPYLYGKPFVLQTDHQPLLHINRSRHTNARVMRWSLQLQEYDFRVEYVKGRENVGADYLSRM